From one Callithrix jacchus isolate 240 chromosome 2, calJac240_pri, whole genome shotgun sequence genomic stretch:
- the TRIP6 gene encoding thyroid receptor-interacting protein 6 isoform X2 codes for MSGPTWLPPKQPEPTRAPQGRAIPRGIPGPPPAHGVALQPHPRGNFCPLPSEQCYQAPGAPEDRGPAWVGSHGVPQRTQGLPADRSALRPGSLDAEIDLLSSTLAELNGGRGHTPRRPDRQAYEPPPPPAYRTGSLKPNLASPLPASPYGGPTPASYATASTPAGPAFPVQVKVAQPVRGCGPPRRGTSQASGPLPGPHFPLPGRGEVWGPGYRSQREPGPGAKEEAAGVSGPAGGARGGEHGPQVSLSQPPEDELDRLTKKLVHDMNHPPSGEYFGRCGGCGEDVVGDGAGVVALDRVFHVGCFVCSTCRAQLRGQHFYAVERRAYCEGCYVATLEKCATCSQPILDRILRAMGKAYHPGCFTCVVCHRGLDGIPFTVDATSQIHCIEDFHRKFAPRCSVCGGAIMPEPGQEETVRIVALDRSFHIGCYKCEECGLLLSSEGECQGCYPLDGHILCKACSAWRIQELSATVTTDC; via the exons ATGTCGGGGCCCACCTGGCTGCCCCCGAAGCAGCCGGAGCCCACCAGAGCCCCTCAGGGGAGGGCGATCCCCCGAGGCATCCCGGGGCCACCACCAGCCCACGGAGTAG cactccagccccaccccagggGCAATTTTTGCCCCCTCCCATCAGAGCAGTGTTACCAGGCCCCAGGGGCACCAGAGGATCGGGGGCCGGCTTGGGTGGGGTCCCATGGAGTACCCCAGCGCACGCAG GGGCTCCCTGCAGACAGGAGTGCCCTGCGCCCCGGCAGCCTGGACGCTGAGATAGACTTGCTGAGCAGCACGCTGGCTGAGCTGAATGGGGGTCGGGGTCACACGCCACGACGACCAGACCGACAG GCATATGAGCCCCCGCCACCTCCTGCCTACCGCACAGGCTCCCTAAAGCCGAACCTGGCCTCGCCGCTCCCAGCGTCTCCCTATGGGGGCCCCACTCCAGCCTCTTATGCTACTGCCAGTACCCCAGCTGGCCCTGCCTTCCCCGTGCAAGTGAAGGTGGCACAGCCAGTGAGGGGCTGTGGCCCGCCCCGGCGGGGGACCTCTCAGGCTTCTGGGCCCCTCCCAGGCCCCCACTTTCCTCTCCCAGGCCGAGGTGAAGTCTGGGGACCTGGCTATAGGAGCCAGAGAGAGCCGGGGCCGGGGGCCAAGGAGGAGGCTGCTGGGGTCTCTGGCCCTGCAGGAGGAGCAAGAGGAGGCGAGCACGGGCCCCAG GTGTCCCTGAGCCAGCCTCCGGAGGATGAGCTGGACAGGCTGACCAAGAAGCTGGTGCACGACATGAACCACCCGCCCAGCGGGGAGTACTTCG GCCGGTGTGGTGGCTGTGGAGAAGATGTGGTCGGGGATGGGGCCGGGGTTGTGGCCCTCGATCGCGTCTTTCACGTGGGCTGCTTTGTGTGTTCTACATGCCGGGCCCAGCTTCGGGGCCAGCATTTCTACGCCGTGGAGAGGAGGGCATATTGCGAGGGCTGCTATGTG GCCACCCTGGAGAAATGTGCCACGTGTTCCCAGCCCATCCTGGACCGGATCCTGCGAGCTATGGGAAAGGCCTACCACCCTGGCTGCTTCACCTGCGTGGTGTGTCACCGCGGCCTCGATGGCATCCCCTTCACAGTGGATGCTACCAGCCAGATCCACTGCATCGAGGACTTTCACAG GAAGTTTGCCCCGAGATGCTCAGTGTGTGGTGGGGCCATCATGCCCGAGCCAGGTCAGGAGGAGACAGTGAGAATCGTTGCTCTGGATCGAAGTTTTCACATTGGCTGTTACAAGTGTGAG GAGTGTGGGCTGCTGCTCTCCTCTGAGGGCGAGTGCCAGGGTTGCTACCCACTGGATGGGCACATCTTGTGCAAGGCCTGCAGTGCCTGGCGCATCCAGGAGCTCTCAGCCACCGTCACCACTGACTGCTGA
- the TRIP6 gene encoding thyroid receptor-interacting protein 6 isoform X1: MSGPTWLPPKQPEPTRAPQGRAIPRGIPGPPPAHGVALQPHPRGNFCPLPSEQCYQAPGAPEDRGPAWVGSHGVPQRTQGLPADRSALRPGSLDAEIDLLSSTLAELNGGRGHTPRRPDRQVTPQSCLSFPSAASCFSVYPVMCVLCTPAWRKRGCKYQHAYEPPPPPAYRTGSLKPNLASPLPASPYGGPTPASYATASTPAGPAFPVQVKVAQPVRGCGPPRRGTSQASGPLPGPHFPLPGRGEVWGPGYRSQREPGPGAKEEAAGVSGPAGGARGGEHGPQVSLSQPPEDELDRLTKKLVHDMNHPPSGEYFGRCGGCGEDVVGDGAGVVALDRVFHVGCFVCSTCRAQLRGQHFYAVERRAYCEGCYVATLEKCATCSQPILDRILRAMGKAYHPGCFTCVVCHRGLDGIPFTVDATSQIHCIEDFHRKFAPRCSVCGGAIMPEPGQEETVRIVALDRSFHIGCYKCEECGLLLSSEGECQGCYPLDGHILCKACSAWRIQELSATVTTDC, translated from the exons ATGTCGGGGCCCACCTGGCTGCCCCCGAAGCAGCCGGAGCCCACCAGAGCCCCTCAGGGGAGGGCGATCCCCCGAGGCATCCCGGGGCCACCACCAGCCCACGGAGTAG cactccagccccaccccagggGCAATTTTTGCCCCCTCCCATCAGAGCAGTGTTACCAGGCCCCAGGGGCACCAGAGGATCGGGGGCCGGCTTGGGTGGGGTCCCATGGAGTACCCCAGCGCACGCAG GGGCTCCCTGCAGACAGGAGTGCCCTGCGCCCCGGCAGCCTGGACGCTGAGATAGACTTGCTGAGCAGCACGCTGGCTGAGCTGAATGGGGGTCGGGGTCACACGCCACGACGACCAGACCGACAGGTGACTCCCCAGTCCTGCCTCTCCTTCCCGTCTGCAGCCTCCTGCTTCTCAGTCTACCCCGTCATGTGTGTGCTGTGCACCCCAGCATGGAGGAAGCGTGGCTGCAAGTATCAACAT GCATATGAGCCCCCGCCACCTCCTGCCTACCGCACAGGCTCCCTAAAGCCGAACCTGGCCTCGCCGCTCCCAGCGTCTCCCTATGGGGGCCCCACTCCAGCCTCTTATGCTACTGCCAGTACCCCAGCTGGCCCTGCCTTCCCCGTGCAAGTGAAGGTGGCACAGCCAGTGAGGGGCTGTGGCCCGCCCCGGCGGGGGACCTCTCAGGCTTCTGGGCCCCTCCCAGGCCCCCACTTTCCTCTCCCAGGCCGAGGTGAAGTCTGGGGACCTGGCTATAGGAGCCAGAGAGAGCCGGGGCCGGGGGCCAAGGAGGAGGCTGCTGGGGTCTCTGGCCCTGCAGGAGGAGCAAGAGGAGGCGAGCACGGGCCCCAG GTGTCCCTGAGCCAGCCTCCGGAGGATGAGCTGGACAGGCTGACCAAGAAGCTGGTGCACGACATGAACCACCCGCCCAGCGGGGAGTACTTCG GCCGGTGTGGTGGCTGTGGAGAAGATGTGGTCGGGGATGGGGCCGGGGTTGTGGCCCTCGATCGCGTCTTTCACGTGGGCTGCTTTGTGTGTTCTACATGCCGGGCCCAGCTTCGGGGCCAGCATTTCTACGCCGTGGAGAGGAGGGCATATTGCGAGGGCTGCTATGTG GCCACCCTGGAGAAATGTGCCACGTGTTCCCAGCCCATCCTGGACCGGATCCTGCGAGCTATGGGAAAGGCCTACCACCCTGGCTGCTTCACCTGCGTGGTGTGTCACCGCGGCCTCGATGGCATCCCCTTCACAGTGGATGCTACCAGCCAGATCCACTGCATCGAGGACTTTCACAG GAAGTTTGCCCCGAGATGCTCAGTGTGTGGTGGGGCCATCATGCCCGAGCCAGGTCAGGAGGAGACAGTGAGAATCGTTGCTCTGGATCGAAGTTTTCACATTGGCTGTTACAAGTGTGAG GAGTGTGGGCTGCTGCTCTCCTCTGAGGGCGAGTGCCAGGGTTGCTACCCACTGGATGGGCACATCTTGTGCAAGGCCTGCAGTGCCTGGCGCATCCAGGAGCTCTCAGCCACCGTCACCACTGACTGCTGA
- the SLC12A9 gene encoding solute carrier family 12 member 9 isoform X1 → MASESSPLLAYRLLGEEGAALPANGAGGPGGASARKLSTFLGVVVPTVLSMFSIVVFLRIGFVVGHAGLLQALAMLLVAYFILALTVLSVCAIATNGAVQGGGAYFMISRTLGPEVGGSIGLMFYLANVCGCAVSLLGLVESVLDVFGADATGPSGLQVLPQGYGWNLLYGSLLLGLVGGVCTLGADLYARASFLTFLLVSGSLTSVLISFVAVGPRNIPLTPRPGRNGSSLPPRFGHFTGFNSSTLKDNLGAGYAEDYTTGAMMNFASVFAVLFNGCTGIMAGANMSGELKDPSRAIPLGTIIAVAYTLFVYVLLFFLSSFTCDRTLLQEDYGFFRAISLWPPLVLIGIYATALSASMSSLIGASRILHALARDDLFGVILAPAKVVSRGGNPWGAVLYSWGLVQLVLLAGKLNTIAAVVTVFYLVAYAAVDLSCLSLEWASAPNFRPTFSLFSWHTCLLGVASCLLMMFLISPGAAGGSLLLMGLLAALLTARGGPSSWGYVSQALLFHQVRKYLLRLDVRKDHVKFWRPQLLLLVGNPRGALPLLRLANQLKKGGLYVLGHVTLGDLDSLPSDPVQPQYGAWLSLVDRAQVKAFVDLTLSPSVRQGAQHLLRISGLGGMKPNTLVLGFYDDAPPQDHFLTDPAFSEPVDSTREGGSPALSTLFPPPRAPGSPRALSPQDYVATVADALKMNKNVVLARASGALPPERLSRGSGGTSQLHHVDVWPLNLLRPRGGPGYVDVCGLFLLQMATILGMVPAWHSARLRIFLCLGPQEAPGAAEGRLRVLLSQLRIRAEVQEVVWGEGAEAGEPEAEEEGDFVNSRQGDMEAEALARSANALVRAQQGRGTGGGPGGPEGGDAEGPTTALTFLYLPRPPADPARYPRYLALLETLSRDLGPTLLVHGVTPVTCTDL, encoded by the exons ATGGCCAGTGAGAGCTCGCCTCTGCTGGCCTACCGGCTCCTAGGGGAGGAGGGGGCTGCCCTCCCTGCTAATGGGGCTGGGGGTCCTGGAGGGGCGTCTGCCCGGAAGCTGTCCACcttcctgggtgtggtggtgcccactgTCCTGTCCATGTTTAGCATAGTTGTTTTTCTGAGGATTG GGTTCGTGGTGGGTCACGCTGGGCTGCTGCAGGCCCTGGCTATGCTCCTCGTTGCCTACTTCATCCTGGCACTCACCGTCCTCTCTGTCTGTGCCATCGCCACCAATGGAGCCGTGCAGGGGGGCGGAGCCTACT TCATGATCAGCCGGACACTGGGGCCCGAGGTCGGCGGCAGCATTGGCCTCATGTTCTACCTGGCTAACGTCTGTGGCTGTGCTGTCTCCCTGCTGGGGCTGGTGGAGTCTGTGCTTGACGTCTTTGGGGCCG ATGCCACAGGGCCCAGTGGCCTCCAAGTCCTGCCCCAGGGCTACGGCTGGAACCTGCTGTATGGCTCCCTGCTGCTGGGCCTTGTGGGAGGGGTCTGTACCCTGGGAGCCGACCTCTACGCCCGTGCCTCATTTCTTACATTCCTGCTGGTCTCTGGCTCCCTGACCTCCGTGCTCATCAGCTTCGTGGCTGTGGGGCCGAGGAACATCCCCTTGACTCCTCGGCCTGGCCGCAATGGCTCCTCCCTGCCGCCTCGATTTGGCCACTTCACTGGCTTCAACAGCAGTACGCTGAAGGACAACTTAGGCG CTGGCTATGCTGAGGACTATACCACGGGAGCCATGATGAATTTTGCCAGCGTCTTTGCTGTCCTCTTCAACGGCTGTACAGGCATCATGGCTGGGGCCAACATGTCAG GGGAGCTGAAGGACCCCAGCCGGGCCATCCCGCTGGGCACGATCATCGCCGTCGCCTACACCCTCTTCGTCTATGTcctgcttttcttcctctccagCTTCACCTGTGACAG GACCCTGCTGCAGGAGGACTATGGGTTCTTCCGCGCCATCAGCCTGTGGCCCCCGCTGGTGTTGATTGGAatctatgccactgcactctcggCGTCCATGAGCTCGCTCATCGGTGCCTCCCGCATCCTCCATGCCCTGGCCCGGGACGACCTCTTTG GAGTGATCTTGGCGCCGGCCAAGGTTGTGTCCCGAGGGGGAAACCCCTGGGGAGCTGTACTGTATTCTTGGGGCCTGGTGCAG CTGGTGCTTCTGGCGGGGAAGCTGAACACGATAGCAGCCGTAGTCACCGTCTTCTACCTAGTGGCCTATGCCGCCGTGGACCTGTCCTGCCTGAGCCTGGAGTGGGCCTCGGCCCCCAACTTCCG CCCCACCTTCAGCCTGTTCTCCTGGCATACCTGCCTGCTGGGGGTGGCCTCCTGCCTGCTCATGATGTTCCTCATCAGCCCCGGCGCAGCCGGGGGCTCCCTGCTCCTCATGGGCCTGCTGGCTGCGCTGCTCACTGCGCGAGGAGGCCCCAGCAGCTGGGGCTATGTCAGTCAGGCCTTGCTCTTCCACCAG GTGCGTAAGTATCTGCTCCGGCTGGATGTCCGGAAGGACCACGTGAAGTTCTGGCGGCCCCAGCTGTTGCTGCTGGTGGGGAACCCCAGGGGCGCCCTGCCTCTGCTGCGACTGGCCAACCAGCTTAAGAAGGGGGGGCTTTACGTGCTGGGCCACGTCACCTTGGGAGACCTCG ACTCCCTGCCCTCGGACCCAGTACAGCCTCAGTATGGGGCATGGCTGAGCCTGGTGGACCGGGCCCAGGTGAAGGCTTTTGTGGATCTAACCCTCTCACCCTCCGTGCGCCAGGGGGCTCAGCATCTGCTGCGAATCTCGGGCCTCG GTGGCATGAAGCCCAACACGCTGGTCCTGGGTTTCTACGATGACGCCCCACCACAGGACCATTTCTTGACGGATCCGGCTTTCTCCGAGCCTGTGGACAGCACCAGGGAGGGTGGTTCCCCGGCTCTCAGCACACTGTTCCCTCCTCCCCGGGCTCCTGGGAGCCCCCGGGCTCTCAGTCCCCAGGACTATGTGGCCACGGTGGCTGATGCCCTCAAGATGAACAAGAATGTGGTGCTAGCCCGGGCCAGTGGGGCCTTGCCTCCAGAGCGGCTGAGCCGGGGGTCCGGGGGCACCTCTCAGCTGCACCACGTAGATGTGTGGCCCCTCAACCTGCTGCGGCCCCGGGGTGGGCCCGGCTACGTGGATGTCTGTGGCCTCTTCCTGCTGCAGATGGCAACCATCTTGGGCATGGTGCCTGCTTGGCACAGTGCCCGGCTCCGGATCTTCCTGTGCCTGGGGCCTCAGGAGGCGCCTGGGGCGGCCGAGGGGCGGCTGCGGGTGCTGCTGAGCCAACTGCGGATCCGGGCTGAGGTGCAGGAGGTGGTGTGGGGtgagggggctgaggctggggaacccgaggcagaggaggaaggggacTTTGTGAACAGTAGGCAGGGAGACATGGAGGCAGAGGCCCTGGCACGCAGCGCCAACGCCCTGGTTCGGGCCCAGCAGGGGCGTGGCACGGGAGGAGGGCCGGGTGGGCCGGAGGGTGGGGATGCCGAGGGCCCCACCACAGCCCTCACCTTCCTGTACTTGCCTCGGCCGCCCGCCGACCCTGCCCGCTACCCCCGCTACCTGGCGCTACTGGAGACTCTAAGCCGAGACTTGGGCCCCACACTGCTGGTTCACGGTGTCACCCCGGTCACCTGCACTGATCTCTGA
- the SLC12A9 gene encoding solute carrier family 12 member 9 isoform X3, translating into MSRDATGPSGLQVLPQGYGWNLLYGSLLLGLVGGVCTLGADLYARASFLTFLLVSGSLTSVLISFVAVGPRNIPLTPRPGRNGSSLPPRFGHFTGFNSSTLKDNLGAGYAEDYTTGAMMNFASVFAVLFNGCTGIMAGANMSGELKDPSRAIPLGTIIAVAYTLFVYVLLFFLSSFTCDRTLLQEDYGFFRAISLWPPLVLIGIYATALSASMSSLIGASRILHALARDDLFGVILAPAKVVSRGGNPWGAVLYSWGLVQLVLLAGKLNTIAAVVTVFYLVAYAAVDLSCLSLEWASAPNFRPTFSLFSWHTCLLGVASCLLMMFLISPGAAGGSLLLMGLLAALLTARGGPSSWGYVSQALLFHQVRKYLLRLDVRKDHVKFWRPQLLLLVGNPRGALPLLRLANQLKKGGLYVLGHVTLGDLDSLPSDPVQPQYGAWLSLVDRAQVKAFVDLTLSPSVRQGAQHLLRISGLGGMKPNTLVLGFYDDAPPQDHFLTDPAFSEPVDSTREGGSPALSTLFPPPRAPGSPRALSPQDYVATVADALKMNKNVVLARASGALPPERLSRGSGGTSQLHHVDVWPLNLLRPRGGPGYVDVCGLFLLQMATILGMVPAWHSARLRIFLCLGPQEAPGAAEGRLRVLLSQLRIRAEVQEVVWGEGAEAGEPEAEEEGDFVNSRQGDMEAEALARSANALVRAQQGRGTGGGPGGPEGGDAEGPTTALTFLYLPRPPADPARYPRYLALLETLSRDLGPTLLVHGVTPVTCTDL; encoded by the exons ATGCCACAGGGCCCAGTGGCCTCCAAGTCCTGCCCCAGGGCTACGGCTGGAACCTGCTGTATGGCTCCCTGCTGCTGGGCCTTGTGGGAGGGGTCTGTACCCTGGGAGCCGACCTCTACGCCCGTGCCTCATTTCTTACATTCCTGCTGGTCTCTGGCTCCCTGACCTCCGTGCTCATCAGCTTCGTGGCTGTGGGGCCGAGGAACATCCCCTTGACTCCTCGGCCTGGCCGCAATGGCTCCTCCCTGCCGCCTCGATTTGGCCACTTCACTGGCTTCAACAGCAGTACGCTGAAGGACAACTTAGGCG CTGGCTATGCTGAGGACTATACCACGGGAGCCATGATGAATTTTGCCAGCGTCTTTGCTGTCCTCTTCAACGGCTGTACAGGCATCATGGCTGGGGCCAACATGTCAG GGGAGCTGAAGGACCCCAGCCGGGCCATCCCGCTGGGCACGATCATCGCCGTCGCCTACACCCTCTTCGTCTATGTcctgcttttcttcctctccagCTTCACCTGTGACAG GACCCTGCTGCAGGAGGACTATGGGTTCTTCCGCGCCATCAGCCTGTGGCCCCCGCTGGTGTTGATTGGAatctatgccactgcactctcggCGTCCATGAGCTCGCTCATCGGTGCCTCCCGCATCCTCCATGCCCTGGCCCGGGACGACCTCTTTG GAGTGATCTTGGCGCCGGCCAAGGTTGTGTCCCGAGGGGGAAACCCCTGGGGAGCTGTACTGTATTCTTGGGGCCTGGTGCAG CTGGTGCTTCTGGCGGGGAAGCTGAACACGATAGCAGCCGTAGTCACCGTCTTCTACCTAGTGGCCTATGCCGCCGTGGACCTGTCCTGCCTGAGCCTGGAGTGGGCCTCGGCCCCCAACTTCCG CCCCACCTTCAGCCTGTTCTCCTGGCATACCTGCCTGCTGGGGGTGGCCTCCTGCCTGCTCATGATGTTCCTCATCAGCCCCGGCGCAGCCGGGGGCTCCCTGCTCCTCATGGGCCTGCTGGCTGCGCTGCTCACTGCGCGAGGAGGCCCCAGCAGCTGGGGCTATGTCAGTCAGGCCTTGCTCTTCCACCAG GTGCGTAAGTATCTGCTCCGGCTGGATGTCCGGAAGGACCACGTGAAGTTCTGGCGGCCCCAGCTGTTGCTGCTGGTGGGGAACCCCAGGGGCGCCCTGCCTCTGCTGCGACTGGCCAACCAGCTTAAGAAGGGGGGGCTTTACGTGCTGGGCCACGTCACCTTGGGAGACCTCG ACTCCCTGCCCTCGGACCCAGTACAGCCTCAGTATGGGGCATGGCTGAGCCTGGTGGACCGGGCCCAGGTGAAGGCTTTTGTGGATCTAACCCTCTCACCCTCCGTGCGCCAGGGGGCTCAGCATCTGCTGCGAATCTCGGGCCTCG GTGGCATGAAGCCCAACACGCTGGTCCTGGGTTTCTACGATGACGCCCCACCACAGGACCATTTCTTGACGGATCCGGCTTTCTCCGAGCCTGTGGACAGCACCAGGGAGGGTGGTTCCCCGGCTCTCAGCACACTGTTCCCTCCTCCCCGGGCTCCTGGGAGCCCCCGGGCTCTCAGTCCCCAGGACTATGTGGCCACGGTGGCTGATGCCCTCAAGATGAACAAGAATGTGGTGCTAGCCCGGGCCAGTGGGGCCTTGCCTCCAGAGCGGCTGAGCCGGGGGTCCGGGGGCACCTCTCAGCTGCACCACGTAGATGTGTGGCCCCTCAACCTGCTGCGGCCCCGGGGTGGGCCCGGCTACGTGGATGTCTGTGGCCTCTTCCTGCTGCAGATGGCAACCATCTTGGGCATGGTGCCTGCTTGGCACAGTGCCCGGCTCCGGATCTTCCTGTGCCTGGGGCCTCAGGAGGCGCCTGGGGCGGCCGAGGGGCGGCTGCGGGTGCTGCTGAGCCAACTGCGGATCCGGGCTGAGGTGCAGGAGGTGGTGTGGGGtgagggggctgaggctggggaacccgaggcagaggaggaaggggacTTTGTGAACAGTAGGCAGGGAGACATGGAGGCAGAGGCCCTGGCACGCAGCGCCAACGCCCTGGTTCGGGCCCAGCAGGGGCGTGGCACGGGAGGAGGGCCGGGTGGGCCGGAGGGTGGGGATGCCGAGGGCCCCACCACAGCCCTCACCTTCCTGTACTTGCCTCGGCCGCCCGCCGACCCTGCCCGCTACCCCCGCTACCTGGCGCTACTGGAGACTCTAAGCCGAGACTTGGGCCCCACACTGCTGGTTCACGGTGTCACCCCGGTCACCTGCACTGATCTCTGA
- the SLC12A9 gene encoding solute carrier family 12 member 9 isoform X2, which yields MLLVAYFILALTVLSVCAIATNGAVQGGGAYFMISRTLGPEVGGSIGLMFYLANVCGCAVSLLGLVESVLDVFGADATGPSGLQVLPQGYGWNLLYGSLLLGLVGGVCTLGADLYARASFLTFLLVSGSLTSVLISFVAVGPRNIPLTPRPGRNGSSLPPRFGHFTGFNSSTLKDNLGAGYAEDYTTGAMMNFASVFAVLFNGCTGIMAGANMSGELKDPSRAIPLGTIIAVAYTLFVYVLLFFLSSFTCDRTLLQEDYGFFRAISLWPPLVLIGIYATALSASMSSLIGASRILHALARDDLFGVILAPAKVVSRGGNPWGAVLYSWGLVQLVLLAGKLNTIAAVVTVFYLVAYAAVDLSCLSLEWASAPNFRPTFSLFSWHTCLLGVASCLLMMFLISPGAAGGSLLLMGLLAALLTARGGPSSWGYVSQALLFHQVRKYLLRLDVRKDHVKFWRPQLLLLVGNPRGALPLLRLANQLKKGGLYVLGHVTLGDLDSLPSDPVQPQYGAWLSLVDRAQVKAFVDLTLSPSVRQGAQHLLRISGLGGMKPNTLVLGFYDDAPPQDHFLTDPAFSEPVDSTREGGSPALSTLFPPPRAPGSPRALSPQDYVATVADALKMNKNVVLARASGALPPERLSRGSGGTSQLHHVDVWPLNLLRPRGGPGYVDVCGLFLLQMATILGMVPAWHSARLRIFLCLGPQEAPGAAEGRLRVLLSQLRIRAEVQEVVWGEGAEAGEPEAEEEGDFVNSRQGDMEAEALARSANALVRAQQGRGTGGGPGGPEGGDAEGPTTALTFLYLPRPPADPARYPRYLALLETLSRDLGPTLLVHGVTPVTCTDL from the exons ATGCTCCTCGTTGCCTACTTCATCCTGGCACTCACCGTCCTCTCTGTCTGTGCCATCGCCACCAATGGAGCCGTGCAGGGGGGCGGAGCCTACT TCATGATCAGCCGGACACTGGGGCCCGAGGTCGGCGGCAGCATTGGCCTCATGTTCTACCTGGCTAACGTCTGTGGCTGTGCTGTCTCCCTGCTGGGGCTGGTGGAGTCTGTGCTTGACGTCTTTGGGGCCG ATGCCACAGGGCCCAGTGGCCTCCAAGTCCTGCCCCAGGGCTACGGCTGGAACCTGCTGTATGGCTCCCTGCTGCTGGGCCTTGTGGGAGGGGTCTGTACCCTGGGAGCCGACCTCTACGCCCGTGCCTCATTTCTTACATTCCTGCTGGTCTCTGGCTCCCTGACCTCCGTGCTCATCAGCTTCGTGGCTGTGGGGCCGAGGAACATCCCCTTGACTCCTCGGCCTGGCCGCAATGGCTCCTCCCTGCCGCCTCGATTTGGCCACTTCACTGGCTTCAACAGCAGTACGCTGAAGGACAACTTAGGCG CTGGCTATGCTGAGGACTATACCACGGGAGCCATGATGAATTTTGCCAGCGTCTTTGCTGTCCTCTTCAACGGCTGTACAGGCATCATGGCTGGGGCCAACATGTCAG GGGAGCTGAAGGACCCCAGCCGGGCCATCCCGCTGGGCACGATCATCGCCGTCGCCTACACCCTCTTCGTCTATGTcctgcttttcttcctctccagCTTCACCTGTGACAG GACCCTGCTGCAGGAGGACTATGGGTTCTTCCGCGCCATCAGCCTGTGGCCCCCGCTGGTGTTGATTGGAatctatgccactgcactctcggCGTCCATGAGCTCGCTCATCGGTGCCTCCCGCATCCTCCATGCCCTGGCCCGGGACGACCTCTTTG GAGTGATCTTGGCGCCGGCCAAGGTTGTGTCCCGAGGGGGAAACCCCTGGGGAGCTGTACTGTATTCTTGGGGCCTGGTGCAG CTGGTGCTTCTGGCGGGGAAGCTGAACACGATAGCAGCCGTAGTCACCGTCTTCTACCTAGTGGCCTATGCCGCCGTGGACCTGTCCTGCCTGAGCCTGGAGTGGGCCTCGGCCCCCAACTTCCG CCCCACCTTCAGCCTGTTCTCCTGGCATACCTGCCTGCTGGGGGTGGCCTCCTGCCTGCTCATGATGTTCCTCATCAGCCCCGGCGCAGCCGGGGGCTCCCTGCTCCTCATGGGCCTGCTGGCTGCGCTGCTCACTGCGCGAGGAGGCCCCAGCAGCTGGGGCTATGTCAGTCAGGCCTTGCTCTTCCACCAG GTGCGTAAGTATCTGCTCCGGCTGGATGTCCGGAAGGACCACGTGAAGTTCTGGCGGCCCCAGCTGTTGCTGCTGGTGGGGAACCCCAGGGGCGCCCTGCCTCTGCTGCGACTGGCCAACCAGCTTAAGAAGGGGGGGCTTTACGTGCTGGGCCACGTCACCTTGGGAGACCTCG ACTCCCTGCCCTCGGACCCAGTACAGCCTCAGTATGGGGCATGGCTGAGCCTGGTGGACCGGGCCCAGGTGAAGGCTTTTGTGGATCTAACCCTCTCACCCTCCGTGCGCCAGGGGGCTCAGCATCTGCTGCGAATCTCGGGCCTCG GTGGCATGAAGCCCAACACGCTGGTCCTGGGTTTCTACGATGACGCCCCACCACAGGACCATTTCTTGACGGATCCGGCTTTCTCCGAGCCTGTGGACAGCACCAGGGAGGGTGGTTCCCCGGCTCTCAGCACACTGTTCCCTCCTCCCCGGGCTCCTGGGAGCCCCCGGGCTCTCAGTCCCCAGGACTATGTGGCCACGGTGGCTGATGCCCTCAAGATGAACAAGAATGTGGTGCTAGCCCGGGCCAGTGGGGCCTTGCCTCCAGAGCGGCTGAGCCGGGGGTCCGGGGGCACCTCTCAGCTGCACCACGTAGATGTGTGGCCCCTCAACCTGCTGCGGCCCCGGGGTGGGCCCGGCTACGTGGATGTCTGTGGCCTCTTCCTGCTGCAGATGGCAACCATCTTGGGCATGGTGCCTGCTTGGCACAGTGCCCGGCTCCGGATCTTCCTGTGCCTGGGGCCTCAGGAGGCGCCTGGGGCGGCCGAGGGGCGGCTGCGGGTGCTGCTGAGCCAACTGCGGATCCGGGCTGAGGTGCAGGAGGTGGTGTGGGGtgagggggctgaggctggggaacccgaggcagaggaggaaggggacTTTGTGAACAGTAGGCAGGGAGACATGGAGGCAGAGGCCCTGGCACGCAGCGCCAACGCCCTGGTTCGGGCCCAGCAGGGGCGTGGCACGGGAGGAGGGCCGGGTGGGCCGGAGGGTGGGGATGCCGAGGGCCCCACCACAGCCCTCACCTTCCTGTACTTGCCTCGGCCGCCCGCCGACCCTGCCCGCTACCCCCGCTACCTGGCGCTACTGGAGACTCTAAGCCGAGACTTGGGCCCCACACTGCTGGTTCACGGTGTCACCCCGGTCACCTGCACTGATCTCTGA